A section of the Babylonia areolata isolate BAREFJ2019XMU chromosome 1, ASM4173473v1, whole genome shotgun sequence genome encodes:
- the LOC143288902 gene encoding uncharacterized protein LOC143288902, which translates to MVISMFQYGGLLLISVAVILEPVIADTSCEYCIFNGQCVAVDDTYEWYCITYTCVSTTNSDGVTTYNIGPTDYKCQYNGQCVALGFTYTNGCFTEECQLRSNTIGFWTTGAGCRFNGQCVAVNDTYEWKCITYTCVSTTNSDGVTTYNIGPTDYKCQYKGQCVALGFTYTNGCFTQECQLRSNTIGFWTTCAGCRFNGQCVAVNDTYEWKCITYTCVSTTNSDGVTTYNIGPTDYKCQYKGQCVALGFTYTNGCFTQECQLRSNTIGFWTTGAGNSLFFFSNWSYFMIMCKYLYSALSVDLGAVDNTMWYE; encoded by the exons ATGGTCATCAGCATGTTCCAATACGGCGGCCTGCTCCTCATATCTGTGGCTGTGATCTTAGAACCAGTGATCGCGGACACTTCCTGTGAAT ACTGCATTTTCAACGGTCAGTGCGTGGCAGTGGATGACACGTATGAGTGGTACTGTATCACTTACACCTGTGTCTCCACCACCAACAGCGACGGCGTCACCACCTACAACATCGGCCCCACAGATTACA AATGCCAATACAACGGGCAGTGTGTTGCTCTGGGCTTCACATATACGAACGGATGCTTCACCGAGGAGTGTCAGCTGCGATCGAACACTATCGGTTTTTGGACGACTGGTGCTG GCTGTAGATTCAACGGTCAGTGCGTGGCAGTGAATGACACGTATGAGTGGAAGTGTATCACATACACCTGTGTCTCCACCACCAACAGCGACGGCGTCACCACCTACAACATCGGCCCCACAGATTACA AATGCCAATACAAGGGGCAGTGTGTTGCTCTGGGCTTCACATATACCAACGGATGCTTCACCCAGGAGTGTCAGCTGCGATCGAACACTATCGGTTTTTGGACGACTTGTGCTG GCTGTAGATTCAACGGTCAGTGCGTGGCAGTGAATGACACGTATGAGTGGAAGTGTATCACTTACACCTGTGTCTCCACCACCAACAGTGACGGCGTCACCACCTACAACATCGGCCCCACAGATTACA AATGCCAATACAAGGGGCAGTGTGTTGCTCTGGGCTTCACATATACGAACGGATGCTTCACCCAGGAGTGTCAGCTGCGATCGAACACTATCGGTTTTTGGACGACTGGTGCTGGTAactccttgtttttcttttctaattggTCGTATTTCATGATAATGTGcaaatatttatatagtgctttgTCCGTGGATCTGGGCGCAGTTGATAATACTATGTGGTATGAATGA